The Haliaeetus albicilla chromosome 11, bHalAlb1.1, whole genome shotgun sequence sequence CCGTGAGGGGCGGCTGCGGGTCCCGCTTCACCGTCCCCGGGCTCCGGCCAGCGCGGGTCCCCGGTCTGGTGCCTGGCCCCTCCGCCCCGGGCCCCGCTTCCCTGTCGCGGCAGTGGGACCCCCCTGGGGCTGAGCGTAGGCCCCGAGCAGCGGCACCGGAGCCAGGCAGGTCCTTCCCCACCCAGCGACCCCGCTGAACCTGGCTGTGCCCCAGTCCCTGACGGCCGCCTGCCCCCCAGGGTGGGTATGTCGCGAAAGGAGCACAAGGGGCCCGAGCTGGAGGTGGCAGCGGGTGACAGCCCCTTCGTAGGGCTGGGCAGAGACGAGCCCCAAAGCGAAGACCCTGACAGGTAACACgttttctgcttgctgttgCCTCGCACTTTTGACCTAAATTGGTGAAAAAAGAGCATACAGGGAGTGACAACCCCACAGGCAGTGCAGCGAGGGGTGTCCTGGGTGACACACACATCCCCTTGTCCACGAGCCACCACATTCATTAGCAGGGTTCCCAACATTTCCCAATTAATGTGACCAGCCGGGCAGGCTGTCCCCTCCCTGGTCAGGGCAGAGCACGGCCCCATCCCCATGGGGTGCGTGCCCCTGACACGCAGGTCCTGTGTTTTGGCCGAGGACGGAggtgctgcccacagccccacagtCCAGCACGGAAGCAGTGCTGGACGGCCAGGCCTCCCGGTACTTTGCGGCGCTAGATGCCAGCATCAGGGGCCTGCAGCAGCGCACACAGCAGCTGATCGACAAGGTGAACGACAGCCGCAAGGAGGACCACGCTGTGATGAGCAGCTTCAGGGAGACCCTGCTGCTGAAGGTGGGGGCCAGGGAGTGGCAGGGGGCTGCTGGCATAGGAGGGAGCGGTGGGTGAGGAGACCCCAGCCCATGCCAGCCccttgctgctgagcagggctgcacAGCCATGTGGTCTCTGCTTGACGCGTTTAATCGCATTATTCTGCCCGAATtagcagcaggctggggggcgGTGAGACGAGGTGTCATGGGGAGGGAGTGCCGTGCGAGCAGCCTCTTGCAGGGCACCGGCGCCAGCTGCAGAGCCTGGTGTGCTGTATGCACCGGTGCTTGCTGCTGTGGTGGGGGAAGCGCCCACAGCCCCTTCTGGAGTGGCtgcagctgcctccagccccgCTTTGGAGAGCAGAGGGGCCACCAATGGCTCCCCCGTCCCTGCGCAGCCGCTGGCTGCCCTCGGCATCCTCGCTCGGCTGCGTGCCGTGCCGGACTTTGCTCCCACTGGCGTCCCTGCAGCCGGGGGGGCCAtgccagcagggcaggaggggaggctCCCGCAGGCCCACACACAGATGGCGGCCCAGCCTTGGCAGCTGCGGCCCGCGGTGACCCGGCACTTGATGGCTACTGCGGTCGGCTCTCCGGCTACCGTGGGCGCAgctggcagtggcagcagcGAAGCCAGGCTGGGAGCTGTGCCAGCCCAGGCAGCCGCAGCTGCCACCCCCCCTCTGGGGACGGCAGCCGGGTGCCAGCTGTGCCAGCAATGCTGCCCACCCCCGCGCCCCAGCAAGAGCCGTTTCCCCCCTTTTCTGCCCCGGTGCGGCAGGTCTCGGGCCTGGCAGAGCAGGTGGAGGAGCGGCTCTTCCACCTCTACGGCCTCCACAACGAGCAGATCCAGGAGCGGCTGCAGGAGCTAGCAGAGGTGATGGAACGGGTGCGGCAGGCTGAGGCTGAGCTCCGGCAGGTCTGCCGCACCGTGGAGGCAGCCTACCACgacctctgcctgcagcctgaAACCTGAGCAGGGCCTCAAATGCACAGAGGCCCCCCCAAACCCGCCGGAGCCCCCCCTAGCCCTGCAGCAGCCCGCCTGCCCTGCGAGTGGGGCCTGTGTTGcccactgctgctgtgccagggcGGCTGCAAGCGGGAAAGGGGGACTGGCCCAAAAGggcttttctgttgctgttggtGTTCGGGTTTAGCacaaataaaaagagcaaaaaccccaaaggcTGAATCCAGGGGGCTGCCGGGGCTCTGCCGCCCGCTCACTTCTGGCCGCTTGCCAGGGCAAACCCAGCACGTGCTGAAGCGGGACCCCCTCCCAGTGGCAGAGCTGTGTCCTGGCGAGTTAATTAATGCTGATGAGGCTCACGCTGATGAATGGAGGCTGGCATGGGGTGGCTTTTCCACCTTTTATTGGTGAGTGGCCACGAGGACAGCAAAGGCACTGAGGCAGTTCACTGGCCAAGAGGCTCTGCGGCAGAGCCCGGCGTCCCATCGGTGACACCAAGTCCTGTCAGTGACAGCAGGTCTGTTCAGCAATACCCTGTCCAGTCAGCAACACCAAGTCCCATCAGTAACATGGGTCCAGTCATCGGCGCTGCCTCCTCGAGTCCTTCCCCATGAGGAGCGGATGTGTCCCCCATGGGTGACGTCCTGGCCCCGCCAGCAGCAGCACGAGGCCGGTCATGCCGCAGAGCGTCACAGCCGCATGCTGCCAGTGCGGTGCTGAGCGCTGTCTTCCCCCACTAGCTCCGTGGTGCCGGCGGCTTGCTGGGGGCGAAGGCCTGGATGCCGGTGATGGCTCGGCCCAGGATCAGTGCGTGGATGTCGTGGGTGCCTGTGGGCAAGGGAGCGGCCAGGCCTCGGGGGCGCCCAGCGGTGCCGGTGCCAGCACGACCCCACACCCCTGCCCGGCATGGCGGTACCTTCGTAGGTATTGACGGCCTCCAGGTTCATCACGTGCCGGATGACATGGTACTCGTCGCAGATGCCGTTCCCCCCCAGCATGTCCCGTGCCTCCCGGGCGATGGCCAGTGCCTTCCCACACGAGTTGCGCTTCAGCATCGACACCATCTCaggggctgccctgtggggatggggacactgACACCCCCCGGCCACCACTGCCAGACCCCCCCCGGCTCCAGgccccctgcagcagcacccaccTGCCCTCGTCCTTGAGGCGGCCGAGGCGCAGGCAggcctgcagccccagggcgATCTCCGTCACCATGTCTGCCAGCTTCTTCTGCACCAGCTGGTTGCGTGCCAGCGGCCCCCCAAACTGGCTCCTGTGGCAGAGGGGGGCGGTGGGGCCAGGGGACAGGCGAGACCCCCGGGGGCACCCCTCGGCCCCGGTGTTACCTGTCGAGGACGTACTGCCGCGCCGTCTCCAGGCAGGCCTCGGCGGCGCCCAGTGCACCCCAGGCGATGCCGTAGCGAGCATGGGTCAGGCAGCCGAAGGGGCCCTGGGGCGAGCGAGCGTCACCAGGGTCCCCATCCCATGGCAGGGCCCCCCCACaccctccctgtgccccccctTACCGCCAGGCCATCAGCGTGGGGCAGCAGGTTCTCCTCCGGCACCTCCACGTCGTCCATCAGGATCATACCGGTGGCAGAGGCACGGAGCGAGAACTTGCCCTCGATTTTGGGGGTGCTGAGGCCGGGCATGCCCCGCTCCAGCAGGAACCCCCGCACCCGCCCATCCTCCTCGCACACTGCCCACACCAGGCACAGGTCAGCTGCTGGCGCGTTGGTGAtcctgggcggggggggggtgtcagggggaGGTGTTGGGGGGTCCCCATCCCCCCGTGGTTCAGGACTCACCAGGTCTTGGAGCCCCGCAGCGTGTAGGTCTTGGCGCTAGGGTTGTAGCGTGCCCGCGTCTCCATGCGCCCCGGGTCGCTCCCATGGTTGGGCTCTGTCAGCCCGAAGCACCCCAGCAACTCCCCCCGTGCTGGGGGGAGGCGTCAGGGGGATCCCGGGACCCCCATGGCCCCCCCTGCCCAGGTGGCTCCTGTGGCTGGGCTCTATCAGCAGCTCCCCATGTGGTGGGGTGGTGTCAGGGGGACCCCCAGGAACTCCATGGCCCCCCCCttcctgccccacagaccccccccttctgccccacagaccccccccctcctgccccacagacccccctCGCCTCATGTCCACCCCCAGTGCCGGTCTCACCCAGGGGGGGCAGGAAGCGGTCCCGCTGGGCAGGGGTCCCGTAGGTCAGGATGGGGTGCATGACGAGGGAGGACTGGACGCTCAGCACCGAGCGGTAGCTGCTGTCCACCCGTTCCAGCTCTCGCGCCACCAGCCCGTAGCCCACGGAGGTGGTGCCCGCGCAGCCGTACCCTGGGGACAGCATCACCCCACGGAGAATGCTGGACCCCCCCCAGGCATACCCTGGGGACAGCGTTGCCCCACAGAGACCCTTGGGCCCCCCAACCCAAGGAATCCCAGCCCGGCTCACCCTGTCCCCTAtggccctctgtcccccccaGGAACCAACCAACCCCCTACCCCTACGTGAGggccctgcccccccccccactgcaaAACACCCCCAAGGAGGACCACTGCTTTCCTCAGCCCCTCCAAACCCTCTCATTGCCCCAGGGGACACCCCAGCCCCTCCTCAGGGGTCCCAACACTCCCCCATGGCACCCTGGACCCCCCCAATAACACCCTGGTAACCCCCAAGGGGGACCCCTGGCCCCCTACATCCACCCCTTGTAGCCCCCCAGCTCCCTTGCTGTCTCTATGGGGACCCGAACTCCCCCCTCAGTGACCCCACAGCTCCCCCAAAGTCTCCCCCACTCTCTGGAGGGTCCTGGTCCCCCCATTGCCCCTCACTCACCTTTGATGGTGGGGCCCAGCACACCCAGTGCCCCCATCTCGGACACGATCTCCCGGTCAAAGACTGGGGGGGTGCACAGTGGGGCGTGAGGGTGGCCAAGATGGGGtgggggcagtggggctggagggTCCCCACACCCCTGCTCCCACCCTTGGCCCTGCAGGGAGGgtgctcgggggggggggtggggtagCAGGGACATGTtagggggtgctggggaggatTAGAGGGTATTGAGAGGTGCTGGGGAGAGCAAGGGTGTATCTCGGGGGTGCAGGGGGCATCCTGGGGGTATTTGGAGGGTGCATGGGTGTAATGGGAAGTATCTGAGAGGGGTCATAGGGGTGCCAAGGGGGTaccctggggtgctgggggggtgtggTCACCAAGGGAGAAATGGAGGAgatgggttggggggggtggagagCGGTTCTCGGGGTATTTGAGGACACgggggaggatttgggggagGATTCTGGGGTTTGGGGCAGAGTTGAGGAGCCGGGGAGGTCGGGGGAGGGGGGTCCGGGTACCCTCGTGGCGGTTGGCGTGTAGCACACGGGGCAGCAGCCGCTCCCGGCAGTACTTGCGCAGGGCGTCGCGCAGCAGCCGCTCCTCGGGGGCtagcagcccctccagccccagcgggTCCCGCCAGTCGAAAGCGGCTGcagccgggggtggggggggtggggggtgtgtgtcagCACCAGCCCTACGGCCGACCCACACAtgtgcccccccagcagcgAGGCGGCCGGGAGGGGGAGGCAGTTGGGAGCCTCGGCCCCCTGTCCCCACTCACCCTGCGATGGGGGGGCCGTGCCCCCCCAGCGGACTCCGGTCCGGACCAGGCGCAGCAGCGGGGCAGCGAGTCGCAGCGCCATGGGGGCCTGCGGGGAGGGACACGGCAGGTGGTCCAGGGACCCCCAACTGCCCCtctcccagggaccccccaaaccACTCCCCTAGAGGTCCCCAAGACACTTAAATACCCCCAGGGCCCTCCCAAGGGCCCCCCTactgcccccgcccccccagctGACCCCGACCCCCCCCAACGGCCACAGGCCCCCCCGCACCGTACGAGCTCGGCGGCGGCGAACGGGCCCGAAGGAGCCCTCGGCCGTGACGTCccggggggtggggtggggcgTGACGAGGGGCGTGACGTTAACTCTTGCCTGCCCGGGCTCCGGGTTGGGGTCCAGGGCTGCAGGACCCCCAGACCACCGCCCGGACAGAgccgggggggagcggggaggggggttgggggatttcgggggcggggggggatccCCAGAACTGCGGCCGCGGCGCGATGACGTCTCGTGACACCCCCCCCGCGTCCCCATGGAGGCACACGTCGTGGGGTTGGTGCTGTACAGGCTTTATTGGTCCCCcgggcccccccggccccccctgtCCTGGGGGCGGGGCGTTTGCATAGCGAGAATGGGGGGGGTGATGATGTCACGGGGGGATGGTGAATTCACCTGCTTGGCCGGCCCTTGCAGTGATGCCAGTTGCTGTAGTGTGACATCAGTGCGTACCTGGGATGCATCAGCCCCGCTCGGTGACCTCACGGCGGTGACATCACCGCTCGGCACCAGTCATTGCCCCCACCCCACTGTCACCACAGCTGTGACATCACCATTCCCACACCTTCAGTTACATCAGAGGTGTGACAGCAGCACCCCTGTTACATGATAATTGTGACATCACCACTCCTACACCATCAGGGACACCGTAACTGTGACATCGTCAAAtccacaccaccaccactgacACAGTAGCTGTGACATCACCACTCCACCGGCACCAGTTGTGGCATCACTTTCACTCCCCAGTGGCTGATGCCATGGTGATGTCACGGCTCCCCCTCCCCGAGTGACATCAGAGCTGTGCCCTCGCCCCTCCCACCCCATCTGTGACATCACCACTGTGACATCAGTGGGACAAGAATTAGGGGCAAACAGGAGACTgtgggcggggggaggggggagagagacaccccagggcgggggcggggagggctgCCGGGCCGATGATATCACATCgagggggcgagggggggggtgtcacagtATTAACCCTTCGCGTACGCGGGGAGGTGCCGGGGGGCGGGGTGGGTGGGGCTGCAAGCCACTTCCCTGGCCGAGGCAGGCGGGGGCCCCGCATGCCTGGGGGTCCCTCCCTATTTACAGCCGCGGCAGGGGGGAAGCTcagcggccggggggggggccggcgcTCTGGGGGGGCCCCAGCGCCCCGTCCCCGGGGGCCGCGCCGGGCCCCACCACCACGATGGGCACGGGGGGCCCCCCCGGGGCGCCCCCCCGGCGGGCCTGCTCGTGCTCCTGTACCGGGCTCAGCGCCTTGGGggggccccgcgccgcccgctcGGGCTCCTCGCCCCCCGGGGGGGCGGCCTCGGCGCCGGGGGGGCCCCCCAGCAGGAGCGGCAGCTCCTGGCGGccgaggcggcgggcggggggggcggggggcggccccTCAGCCGGGCTCTCCCCGTCCCACtcagccaggctctgcagcgGCGGCTCGGCCGGGAAGTCCTTGCGGGCAGCCTCCAGGCCGTGCTTGCGgggcgcggccgccgc is a genomic window containing:
- the SYCE2 gene encoding synaptonemal complex central element protein 2; the encoded protein is MSSFRETLLLKVSGLAEQVEERLFHLYGLHNEQIQERLQELAEVMERVRQAEAELRQVCRTVEAAYHDLCLQPET
- the GCDH gene encoding glutaryl-CoA dehydrogenase, mitochondrial isoform X1, with translation MGTRGGCHETSSRRGRSSGDPPPPPKSPNPPPRSPPALSGRWSGGPAALDPNPEPGQARVNVTPLVTPHPTPRDVTAEGSFGPVRRRRARTAPMALRLAAPLLRLVRTGVRWGGTAPPSQAAFDWRDPLGLEGLLAPEERLLRDALRKYCRERLLPRVLHANRHEVFDREIVSEMGALGVLGPTIKGYGCAGTTSVGYGLVARELERVDSSYRSVLSVQSSLVMHPILTYGTPAQRDRFLPPLARGELLGCFGLTEPNHGSDPGRMETRARYNPSAKTYTLRGSKTWITNAPAADLCLVWAVCEEDGRVRGFLLERGMPGLSTPKIEGKFSLRASATGMILMDDVEVPEENLLPHADGLAGPFGCLTHARYGIAWGALGAAEACLETARQYVLDRSQFGGPLARNQLVQKKLADMVTEIALGLQACLRLGRLKDEGRAAPEMVSMLKRNSCGKALAIAREARDMLGGNGICDEYHVIRHVMNLEAVNTYEGTHDIHALILGRAITGIQAFAPSKPPAPRS
- the GCDH gene encoding glutaryl-CoA dehydrogenase, mitochondrial isoform X2, which encodes MALRLAAPLLRLVRTGVRWGGTAPPSQAAFDWRDPLGLEGLLAPEERLLRDALRKYCRERLLPRVLHANRHEVFDREIVSEMGALGVLGPTIKGYGCAGTTSVGYGLVARELERVDSSYRSVLSVQSSLVMHPILTYGTPAQRDRFLPPLARGELLGCFGLTEPNHGSDPGRMETRARYNPSAKTYTLRGSKTWITNAPAADLCLVWAVCEEDGRVRGFLLERGMPGLSTPKIEGKFSLRASATGMILMDDVEVPEENLLPHADGLAGPFGCLTHARYGIAWGALGAAEACLETARQYVLDRSQFGGPLARNQLVQKKLADMVTEIALGLQACLRLGRLKDEGRAAPEMVSMLKRNSCGKALAIAREARDMLGGNGICDEYHVIRHVMNLEAVNTYEGTHDIHALILGRAITGIQAFAPSKPPAPRS